From Ramlibacter tataouinensis, the proteins below share one genomic window:
- a CDS encoding glutathione S-transferase: MSYQLHYWPTIQGRGEFIRLALEAAGAPYVDVARGTGAGQGTRAMMRYFNDQDLARPPFACPFLVDGKRVIAQTAAILMYLGPRLGLVGASEIDRLWAHQIQLTIADFITEAHDVHHPLGVGLYYEDQKPESLRRAAEFRAERLPKFMAWFEAIVERNPRNAGSEFPHLIGGRLSYVDLSLFQVVAGLQYAFPKASRKAFRKTPQVLAVHAGVQAHKRVAAYLASERRIAFNVEGIFRHYPELDG, translated from the coding sequence ATGAGCTACCAACTGCACTACTGGCCCACCATCCAGGGACGCGGCGAGTTCATTCGCCTGGCGCTGGAGGCCGCGGGCGCGCCCTATGTGGACGTGGCGCGCGGCACGGGTGCGGGGCAGGGGACGCGCGCGATGATGCGCTACTTCAATGACCAGGACCTGGCACGTCCACCATTCGCCTGCCCGTTCCTGGTCGACGGCAAGCGCGTGATCGCCCAGACGGCGGCGATCCTCATGTACCTCGGGCCCCGCCTGGGCCTGGTGGGCGCGAGCGAGATCGACCGGCTATGGGCGCACCAGATCCAGCTGACGATCGCGGACTTCATCACTGAGGCGCACGACGTGCACCATCCCCTGGGCGTCGGCCTGTACTACGAGGACCAGAAGCCCGAGTCCCTCCGGCGTGCGGCCGAATTCCGTGCCGAGCGGCTGCCGAAGTTCATGGCGTGGTTCGAAGCCATCGTGGAGCGCAACCCGCGCAACGCCGGAAGCGAGTTTCCGCACCTGATCGGCGGCCGGCTGAGCTACGTCGACCTGTCCCTGTTCCAGGTGGTCGCCGGCCTGCAGTACGCCTTTCCCAAGGCGAGCCGCAAGGCATTCCGCAAGACGCCGCAGGTGCTGGCCGTGCACGCGGGCGTTCAAGCACACAAGCGCGTGGCAGCCTACCTGGCCAGCGAGCGGCGCATCGCGTTCAACGTGGAAGGGATCTTCCGGCACTACCCGGAGCTGGATGGGTAA
- a CDS encoding pyridoxamine 5'-phosphate oxidase family protein: protein MANDPMYHDGMRQLQDVRETRAIADRLEQVTVRSAFADEDRAFIHRCSMFFIATADASAHPDCSYKGGLPGFVRVLDDRTLAIPDYDGNGMYRTWGNVLLNPHVGLLFLDFERPKRLRVNGTAQVREDDPLRTEFPGSVFVVRVTATQIFPNCPRYIHKMQLVEHSVYAPRPEYTPPVPAWKTFDEFRDSLPARDRTGDK from the coding sequence ATGGCAAACGATCCGATGTACCACGATGGGATGCGGCAGCTCCAGGATGTCCGCGAAACGCGGGCCATCGCCGATCGCCTGGAGCAGGTGACCGTTCGCTCGGCCTTTGCCGATGAGGACCGCGCGTTCATCCACCGTTGCTCCATGTTTTTCATTGCAACGGCTGATGCCAGCGCTCATCCGGATTGCTCGTACAAGGGCGGTTTGCCCGGGTTCGTGCGCGTCCTGGATGATCGCACGCTGGCGATTCCCGACTACGACGGCAATGGCATGTACCGGACCTGGGGCAACGTGCTCCTCAATCCGCACGTGGGGCTGCTGTTCCTGGACTTCGAGCGCCCGAAACGCCTGCGGGTGAACGGCACGGCTCAGGTCAGGGAAGACGACCCCTTGCGCACCGAGTTTCCGGGGTCCGTATTCGTTGTTCGTGTCACGGCAACGCAGATCTTTCCGAACTGCCCCCGGTACATACACAAGATGCAATTGGTCGAACACTCCGTGTATGCGCCTCGGCCCGAGTACACGCCGCCGGTCCCGGCGTGGAAGACCTTCGACGAGTTCCGCGATTCGCTTCCGGCGCGCGACCGGACCGGGGACAA